AGCCGGAAAAAGGCCCGTCAGATGACGGGCCGCACATGGCGAGCGCGCCATTCAGGCAGGGCGATTTCGCCAGCGATGCCGCAGGGTCATCACAATGGAAATGACGGCCAGTGTCAGTAGTGCCAGTGAGATCGGCCGGGTGAAGAACAGGGTCCAGTCCTCGTTGGTCATCAGGGCGCGACGCAGATTGGTCTCGGCGATCGGTCCCAGAATCACACCCAGTACCAGCGGCGCCAGCGGGTAGCGGAGTTTGCTCAGGATATAGCCGAGCACACCGATGCCCAGCAGCAGATAGATGTCGGTCAGACGATTGTTGAGCGCATAGGCACCGATGACGCAGCAGGTCAATACCACCGGCACGATCACGTATTTGGGCACGCTGGTGACTCGCAGGAAGAGCCGCATGCTGGTCATGCAGACTGCCAGCATCAGAAAGGCGGCCACGAACATGGCCAGAAACATGCCATAGACCAGGTCGGCATGATCAAGAATCAACCGGGGTCCGATGCCGATGCCATGAATCATCAGTGAGGCCATCAATACGGCATCCACGGCGCTGCCGGGAATGCCCAGCGCGATCAACGGTATCAATCCACCCCCGGCGGTTGACGAGTTGCCCGACTCCGAGGCAATAACGCCCTCCGGGGTGCCGGTGCCAAACTTCTCCGGCGTTTTCGAGGCCCGCCGTGCCTGATCGTAGGCGATCAGATTGGCGATGCTGCCGCCGGCGCCGGGTACGGCGCCGATGAAAACGCCGACCAGCGATGAGCGCAGCAGCCCCAGCGGGCGCGACAGCGTCTCACGCATG
This DNA window, taken from Kushneria phosphatilytica, encodes the following:
- a CDS encoding tripartite tricarboxylate transporter permease; protein product: MDALFSSIDQLFTLSTLLTMLIGVIAGVIAAAIPGFTITMAIVLTQPLTFQMPPLQGIATMLAVYVGGSTGGLISAALLGIPGTPSSVATTFDAYPMARNGEPGRALAIGVWASFFGAVISAIVLIMAAPPLAMVAVKLGAWEYFSLIVFAMTVVASLVGRSVLRGLMSGLLGLLLATIGPDPMMGVPRFTFDTDLLAAGFPFLVVLIGIFAVSQLLGEVEDAEQVRHGKALIPSHVSFRPLDAMRETLSRPLGLLRSSLVGVFIGAVPGAGGSIANLIAYDQARRASKTPEKFGTGTPEGVIASESGNSSTAGGGLIPLIALGIPGSAVDAVLMASLMIHGIGIGPRLILDHADLVYGMFLAMFVAAFLMLAVCMTSMRLFLRVTSVPKYVIVPVVLTCCVIGAYALNNRLTDIYLLLGIGVLGYILSKLRYPLAPLVLGVILGPIAETNLRRALMTNEDWTLFFTRPISLALLTLAVISIVMTLRHRWRNRPA